In Acidobacteriota bacterium, one DNA window encodes the following:
- a CDS encoding transketolase — MTRPATAAAIAERARRIRATSLQMVHAAKMGHPGGDLSAADILATLYFRVLSIDPAQPSHPARDRFILSKGHASAALYATLAEAAFFPAEWLASYMQPLSRLNGHPDRNKVPGVEANTGPLGHGLPIAVGAALGARLAGETWRTFVLTGDGELQEGSNWEAAMAAAQFELDRLTVIVDRNGLQQGDFTERTIGLEPLADRWRAFGFAVAEVDGHDVAALIDVFERLPLERGRPTAVIARTRKGRGVSFIENRAEWHHRVPTDAELALALVELAERRP, encoded by the coding sequence ATGACGAGGCCCGCGACGGCCGCCGCGATCGCCGAGCGGGCCCGGCGCATCAGGGCCACGAGCCTGCAGATGGTGCACGCCGCCAAGATGGGCCATCCCGGCGGCGACTTGTCGGCGGCCGACATCCTGGCCACGTTGTACTTCCGCGTCCTGTCCATCGATCCCGCTCAGCCGTCGCACCCGGCGCGCGACCGGTTCATCCTGAGCAAGGGGCACGCGTCGGCGGCGCTCTACGCGACGCTGGCCGAGGCCGCGTTCTTTCCCGCCGAGTGGCTCGCGTCCTACATGCAGCCGCTCTCCCGGTTGAACGGGCACCCGGACCGGAACAAGGTGCCGGGCGTCGAAGCCAACACCGGACCGCTCGGGCACGGATTGCCAATCGCCGTCGGCGCCGCCCTCGGCGCCCGGCTGGCCGGTGAGACCTGGAGGACGTTCGTGCTCACCGGCGACGGCGAGCTGCAGGAGGGCAGCAACTGGGAGGCCGCGATGGCCGCCGCTCAGTTCGAGCTCGATCGGCTGACCGTCATCGTCGACCGGAACGGCCTGCAGCAGGGGGACTTCACGGAGCGCACGATCGGCCTGGAGCCGCTCGCCGATCGATGGCGCGCCTTCGGGTTCGCGGTCGCCGAGGTCGACGGCCACGACGTCGCCGCCCTCATCGACGTCTTCGAGCGGCTACCGCTCGAGCGCGGCCGGCCGACCGCCGTCATCGCGCGCACGCGAAAGGGGCGCGGCGTGTCGTTCATCGAGAACCGCGCCGAGTGGCATCATCGCGTCCCCACGGATGCAGAGCTCGCGCTGGCCTTGGTCGAGCTGGCCGAGAGACGTCCGTGA
- a CDS encoding transketolase family protein, whose product MTARHDCRRAFAETLVALAERDSRVVAVCNDSVGSSNLTAFRARFPDRLINVGIAEQNLVGVSAGLASAGRIPFACGASCFLTGRALEQIKADLAYSRHNVKLCGLSSGMAYGELGPTHHSIEDLAWTRAIAHMTVVVPSDPIETAAAVQAAAAFDGPVFLRLSRMPVPVVCDERHSFEIGRSILLRDGTDLTIVAAGVTVTEALEAAALLDREGISAAVLNLSTIRPIDRERVVDAARRGPIVTVEEHTVHGGLGSAVAEVVVESHPTRMRMLGVPGVFAPTGSPAFLLQHFGLDAAGIREAARSLVRA is encoded by the coding sequence GTGACGGCGCGCCACGATTGCCGGCGCGCGTTCGCCGAGACGCTGGTCGCGTTGGCGGAGCGCGACAGCCGGGTCGTCGCCGTGTGCAACGACTCCGTCGGATCGTCGAACCTCACGGCATTCAGAGCGCGCTTTCCCGACCGCCTGATCAACGTCGGCATCGCCGAGCAGAACCTCGTGGGCGTCAGCGCGGGTCTGGCCAGCGCCGGCAGGATTCCGTTCGCGTGCGGCGCGTCGTGCTTCCTGACCGGCCGGGCGCTCGAGCAGATCAAGGCCGACCTCGCCTACAGCCGGCACAACGTGAAGCTCTGCGGCCTCTCGAGCGGCATGGCGTACGGCGAGCTCGGTCCGACGCATCATTCGATCGAAGACCTCGCCTGGACGCGAGCCATCGCCCACATGACGGTCGTCGTGCCATCGGATCCGATCGAGACCGCCGCTGCCGTCCAGGCGGCGGCCGCGTTCGACGGTCCGGTGTTCCTGCGTCTCAGCCGGATGCCGGTACCGGTGGTCTGCGACGAGCGCCATTCGTTCGAGATCGGCCGATCGATCCTGCTTCGCGACGGGACGGATCTGACGATCGTCGCTGCCGGCGTCACCGTGACCGAGGCGCTCGAGGCCGCGGCGCTGCTGGATCGCGAAGGCATCAGCGCGGCGGTCCTGAATCTGTCGACGATCCGGCCGATCGATCGCGAGCGCGTCGTGGACGCGGCGCGGCGCGGTCCGATCGTGACCGTCGAAGAACACACGGTCCACGGTGGCCTTGGCAGCGCCGTCGCGGAGGTCGTCGTCGAGTCGCACCCGACGCGCATGCGGATGCTCGGCGTCCCAGGGGTGTTCGCGCCGACCGGCTCGCCGGCTTTCCTCCTGCAGCATTTCGGGCTCGACGCGGCCGGCATCCGCGAGGCGGCCCGCTCGCTCGTGCGCGCGTGA
- the glpK gene encoding glycerol kinase GlpK: MPAHVLAIDQGTTNTKALLIDDEGRVVARASRPVAISFPQPGWVEQDGAAIWQSVEDAIEACLGDAPARPDVVGVANQRESVLVWARDTGRPAGPCIVWQCRRTSGFCDELRRRGLQEAIEAKTGLTIDPLFSASKIRWLLDAIPNGHARAAAGELCAGTIDSWVLWNLTGGTVHACDATNASRTQLLDVRRGEWDDDLLALFGIPRRALPDVRPSSGRFGITRRMRSLPDGLPIASLIGDSHAALFGQGAFEPGLVKATYGTGTSLMTVTPAPVRSRHGLSATVAWALPDGTAYALEGNITMTGGAIDWLGQFLGLPNPASAVADLAATVEDAGGVYVVPAFAGLGAPYWDDRARGLIAGLTRGTTAAHVARATLESIAFQVRDVFDAMRSDAGLAPIALLADGGASRNDALMQWQADVLGCPVVRNASADLAAVGAAWLAGLAEAIWPSLDALACLPRQRDRFEPAMGTREREARYAGWVDAVERARSRAGGGTRG; this comes from the coding sequence ATGCCGGCGCACGTCCTCGCCATCGACCAGGGCACGACGAACACGAAAGCCCTGCTGATCGACGACGAAGGGCGCGTCGTCGCGCGCGCGTCGAGGCCGGTGGCGATCTCGTTTCCGCAGCCCGGCTGGGTCGAGCAGGACGGCGCGGCGATCTGGCAGAGCGTCGAGGACGCGATCGAGGCGTGTCTTGGCGATGCTCCGGCGCGTCCCGATGTCGTCGGCGTCGCCAACCAGCGCGAGTCCGTGCTGGTCTGGGCGCGCGACACCGGCCGGCCCGCCGGCCCTTGCATCGTCTGGCAGTGTCGCCGGACGTCAGGCTTTTGCGACGAGCTGCGACGCCGCGGTCTGCAGGAGGCGATCGAGGCGAAGACCGGCCTGACGATCGACCCGCTGTTCTCCGCGTCGAAGATCCGCTGGCTGCTCGATGCCATCCCGAACGGCCACGCGCGCGCTGCGGCGGGCGAGCTGTGCGCCGGCACCATCGACAGTTGGGTCCTCTGGAATCTGACGGGCGGCACCGTGCACGCGTGCGACGCGACGAACGCCTCGCGCACGCAGTTGCTCGACGTGCGGCGCGGCGAATGGGACGACGACCTGCTCGCGCTGTTCGGCATCCCGCGCCGGGCGCTGCCCGACGTGCGGCCGTCGAGCGGCCGGTTCGGCATCACGCGACGCATGCGGTCCCTGCCGGACGGGCTGCCGATTGCGAGCCTGATCGGCGATTCGCACGCCGCGCTGTTCGGCCAGGGAGCGTTCGAGCCAGGCCTGGTGAAAGCGACGTACGGGACCGGAACGTCGTTGATGACCGTCACGCCGGCGCCGGTTCGGTCGCGCCACGGCCTGTCGGCGACCGTTGCCTGGGCGCTCCCTGACGGCACGGCGTACGCGCTCGAGGGCAACATCACGATGACGGGCGGCGCGATCGACTGGCTCGGGCAGTTTCTCGGCCTGCCGAATCCGGCATCAGCGGTCGCCGATCTCGCTGCGACCGTCGAGGATGCCGGCGGCGTGTACGTCGTGCCGGCGTTCGCCGGCCTCGGGGCGCCGTACTGGGACGATCGGGCGCGCGGCCTGATCGCTGGGCTCACGCGCGGCACCACGGCGGCGCACGTCGCGCGGGCGACGCTCGAATCCATCGCCTTCCAGGTACGCGACGTCTTCGACGCGATGCGATCCGACGCCGGGCTCGCGCCGATCGCGCTGCTGGCCGACGGCGGCGCCAGCCGCAACGACGCGCTGATGCAGTGGCAGGCCGACGTGCTCGGCTGCCCGGTCGTCCGGAACGCGTCGGCCGATCTGGCCGCGGTCGGCGCTGCGTGGCTGGCAGGGCTCGCCGAGGCGATCTGGCCCTCGCTCGATGCGCTGGCGTGCCTGCCTCGCCAGCGCGATCGGTTCGAGCCGGCCATGGGAACGCGCGAGCGCGAGGCGCGGTACGCCGGCTGGGTCGACGCCGTCGAGCGGGCGCGGAGCCGCGCCGGCGGCGGCACACGAGGGTGA
- a CDS encoding sugar-binding transcriptional regulator — protein sequence MARIDELRLLAKVARLYYGAGLRQSEITERLNVHQSTVSRLLQRAEKEGIVRVTLSMPSGLHPALEDELQSAFGLREAIVVDAIDAEDQIARDLGAAAAFYLETTLKPKDVVGISSWSASLLAMVEAMHPNPRAAGARVVQILGGIGNPGAEVHATHLTRRLANLVSGTATLLPAPGAVGSAEAKRVMLRDRYVQEATALFKSVTLALVGIGAVEPSKLLAASGNVFSPHELKSLSARGAVGDICLRFFDAAGVPVPTPLNDRVISMELTELKQVRRVVGIAGGKRKTAAIRGALAGGWINVLITDRGTAERLLQRTAVEAKPRRRARA from the coding sequence GTGGCCCGCATCGACGAACTGCGCCTGCTCGCGAAGGTCGCGCGCCTCTACTACGGCGCGGGCCTGCGGCAGTCCGAGATCACCGAGCGCCTGAACGTCCACCAGTCCACCGTGTCGCGGCTGCTGCAGCGCGCCGAGAAAGAGGGCATCGTCCGCGTCACGCTCAGCATGCCGTCCGGGCTGCACCCCGCGCTCGAGGATGAGCTGCAGTCCGCTTTCGGGCTGCGCGAAGCGATCGTCGTGGACGCGATCGACGCCGAGGATCAGATCGCGCGCGACCTCGGCGCCGCGGCCGCCTTCTATCTGGAGACGACGCTCAAGCCGAAGGACGTCGTGGGCATCTCGTCGTGGAGCGCGTCGCTGCTGGCGATGGTCGAGGCGATGCACCCCAATCCACGCGCGGCCGGCGCCAGGGTCGTGCAGATCCTCGGCGGCATCGGAAACCCCGGCGCGGAGGTACACGCAACGCATCTGACCAGGCGGCTGGCGAATCTCGTCTCGGGGACGGCAACACTGCTTCCGGCGCCCGGCGCCGTCGGGTCGGCCGAGGCGAAGCGCGTCATGCTTCGCGACCGGTACGTGCAGGAGGCGACCGCGCTCTTCAAGTCCGTCACGCTCGCGCTCGTCGGCATCGGCGCCGTCGAGCCGTCGAAGCTGCTCGCCGCGAGCGGCAACGTGTTCTCGCCGCACGAGCTGAAGTCGCTCAGCGCGCGTGGCGCCGTCGGCGACATCTGCCTGCGCTTCTTCGACGCGGCCGGCGTGCCCGTGCCGACACCGCTCAACGACCGCGTCATCAGCATGGAGCTGACCGAGCTCAAGCAGGTGCGGCGCGTCGTCGGGATCGCAGGCGGCAAGCGGAAGACCGCGGCGATCAGGGGCGCGCTGGCCGGCGGCTGGATCAACGTGCTCATCACGGATCGAGGAACGGCGGAGCGGCTGCTCCAGCGGACCGCGGTCGAGGCGAAGCCGCGCCGGCGGGCCAGGGCATGA
- a CDS encoding DUF2291 family protein, which produces MSRTVAQRAARIGLAVAFVAAVLALLRPWTVVPIQTIPAQAFDADAYVKSIWSSRVLPSAERSAIDLQVFVQRQAGAAAAGGQARRAVFVKGVASVAQIDRTSRIGLARLRLAWAQDARTAAIQIGPVLRGTALRDALDFVRFTDFVNQLEFAGVANALNQRVLAEVLGAVNVDDLAGREVAFVGAMPASDDAPIEIVPVALRVSGGAR; this is translated from the coding sequence ATGAGCCGCACGGTTGCGCAGCGGGCGGCTCGAATCGGTCTCGCCGTCGCTTTCGTGGCCGCGGTGCTCGCGTTGCTGCGGCCCTGGACGGTCGTGCCGATCCAGACGATCCCGGCGCAGGCGTTCGATGCCGACGCCTACGTCAAGTCAATCTGGAGCTCGCGCGTGCTGCCGTCCGCCGAGCGTTCCGCGATCGATCTCCAGGTCTTCGTGCAGCGGCAGGCGGGCGCCGCCGCGGCGGGCGGCCAGGCGCGGCGCGCGGTCTTCGTGAAGGGGGTCGCGTCGGTGGCACAGATCGACCGCACGTCGCGCATCGGCCTCGCGCGGTTGCGACTGGCGTGGGCACAGGACGCACGCACGGCTGCGATTCAGATCGGGCCGGTCCTGCGCGGGACGGCGCTCCGCGACGCGCTCGACTTCGTCCGCTTCACGGATTTCGTGAACCAGCTCGAGTTCGCCGGCGTCGCCAACGCGCTGAATCAGCGGGTGCTCGCGGAAGTGCTCGGTGCGGTGAACGTGGACGATCTCGCGGGCCGCGAGGTGGCATTCGTCGGCGCGATGCCCGCGTCCGATGACGCGCCGATCGAGATCGTGCCGGTGGCGCTGCGCGTTTCCGGAGGCGCCCGGTGA
- a CDS encoding sugar ABC transporter ATP-binding protein — MAASPPVLEARSVTKIFPGTTALDRVSLSLERGRVRALIGENGAGKSTLVNILAGVEQPTSGELWLDGVVTRFASARDALDRGIGIIHQELQLFPDLTVAENLFVGRERCTRWATLDTRAEIAATRQVLETLAHPIDPRARLGTLPLGQQQIVEIARALVRDVRVLMMDEPTSALSAAEIPVLFRVIRDLAAHGVSIVYISHRLEELLRIADAVTVLRDGQVVGDAPAKEVDVRWLVDRMTGRAVAGPGARPVQPAGQALLSVRDVRVPPRPGRNAVAGVSFDVAAGEIVGLYGLMGAGRTELFEAVLGVHADATGQIRLNDTSMDARSVSERVAAGVTMVPEDRKTSGFVATLSVEQNMTLSSLDQLSTAGFLSPARERSAAARFIDTLRIKTAGPAAAMGSLSGGNQQKVVIARAAMSRPRVLLMDEPTRGVDVGAKAEIFESMRQLAAGGLAIVFASSDLAEVRAGATRVLVMARGRLTADVAAAAATDEALASAASAMPGDDGGAHAVV, encoded by the coding sequence ATGGCCGCTTCGCCGCCGGTGCTCGAAGCGCGCAGCGTCACGAAGATCTTTCCAGGGACGACCGCGCTCGATCGAGTCAGCCTCAGCCTCGAACGGGGACGCGTGCGCGCCCTGATCGGCGAGAACGGCGCCGGCAAGTCCACGCTCGTCAACATCCTTGCCGGCGTGGAGCAGCCGACGTCGGGCGAACTGTGGCTGGATGGCGTGGTCACGCGCTTCGCGTCGGCGCGCGACGCGCTCGATCGCGGCATCGGCATCATTCATCAGGAGCTGCAGCTCTTTCCGGATCTCACGGTGGCGGAGAACCTGTTCGTCGGGCGCGAGCGCTGCACCCGATGGGCGACGCTCGACACGCGGGCCGAGATCGCGGCCACGCGACAGGTGCTCGAGACGCTGGCGCACCCGATCGATCCTCGTGCCCGACTGGGCACGTTGCCGCTCGGGCAGCAGCAGATCGTCGAGATCGCCCGCGCGCTCGTCCGCGACGTCCGTGTGCTGATGATGGACGAGCCGACCTCGGCCCTCTCCGCCGCCGAGATCCCGGTGCTGTTTCGCGTGATCCGCGATCTCGCCGCCCATGGCGTCTCGATCGTCTACATCTCGCACCGCCTCGAAGAGCTGCTGCGCATTGCCGATGCGGTGACCGTGCTTCGCGACGGCCAGGTCGTCGGCGACGCTCCGGCGAAGGAGGTCGACGTCAGATGGCTCGTCGATCGCATGACCGGCCGAGCCGTGGCCGGGCCGGGTGCGCGGCCGGTGCAACCGGCCGGGCAAGCGCTCCTGTCGGTGAGAGACGTGCGCGTGCCGCCGCGGCCGGGCAGGAACGCGGTCGCGGGCGTGTCGTTCGACGTCGCCGCCGGCGAAATCGTCGGGCTCTACGGCTTGATGGGCGCCGGCCGGACCGAGCTGTTCGAGGCCGTGCTCGGCGTGCACGCGGACGCCACGGGACAGATCCGGCTGAACGACACGTCGATGGATGCGCGTTCGGTCAGCGAGCGCGTCGCGGCGGGCGTGACGATGGTGCCGGAAGACCGGAAGACGTCGGGCTTCGTCGCGACGCTGTCGGTCGAGCAGAACATGACGTTGTCCAGCCTCGACCAGTTGTCAACGGCCGGCTTCCTCTCGCCGGCCAGAGAGCGGAGCGCCGCCGCGCGCTTCATCGACACGCTGCGCATCAAGACCGCCGGACCCGCCGCGGCGATGGGCTCGCTGAGCGGCGGCAACCAGCAGAAGGTCGTGATCGCGCGCGCTGCGATGAGCCGGCCGCGCGTGCTGCTGATGGACGAGCCGACGCGCGGTGTCGACGTGGGCGCGAAGGCCGAGATCTTCGAGTCGATGCGGCAGCTCGCCGCCGGCGGCCTCGCGATCGTGTTCGCCTCGTCCGACCTGGCCGAGGTCCGCGCCGGTGCCACGCGGGTCCTCGTCATGGCGCGGGGCCGGCTCACCGCCGACGTGGCGGCCGCGGCGGCCACCGACGAGGCGCTCGCCTCGGCCGCCTCGGCGATGCCTGGCGACGACGGAGGCGCGCATGCCGTCGTCTAG
- a CDS encoding ABC transporter permease, with amino-acid sequence MPSSSRARAARRVADLLIRLRALVALIALVVVFSALSPEFLTSGNLSILVKHVAINAILAIGMTFVILSGGIDLSVGAIAGLCGMVAGYLLNRGLTIETAGVTVYFHAWLVVAVALAAGMGLGAVNGALVARLRVAPFIATLGMLYVARGLAMLVSGGATFPSLGGVAAFGNTGFPLIGTGIVAGLPVPIWLMAILAAAGTVLAVRTPFGRQVYAIGGNERAALLAGVRVPQVKLGVYVISGFTAALVGLIIAAQLGASHPATGETFELNAIAAVVLGGTSLMGGRGTITGTLIGAFVIGVLADGLVLLGVSEFWQMVIKGLVIVLAVILDQFQKRSTS; translated from the coding sequence ATGCCGTCGTCTAGCCGGGCGCGCGCGGCGCGACGCGTCGCCGACCTGCTGATTCGCCTGCGGGCCCTCGTCGCCCTCATCGCGCTCGTCGTCGTGTTCTCCGCCCTCTCGCCGGAGTTCCTGACGAGCGGGAACCTGTCGATTCTCGTCAAGCACGTTGCGATCAACGCCATCCTCGCCATCGGCATGACGTTCGTGATCCTCAGCGGCGGCATCGACCTGTCGGTCGGCGCGATCGCGGGCCTGTGCGGCATGGTGGCCGGCTATCTGCTGAACCGCGGGCTCACGATCGAGACCGCGGGCGTGACCGTCTACTTCCACGCCTGGCTGGTGGTCGCGGTCGCGCTCGCCGCCGGCATGGGGCTTGGCGCGGTGAACGGCGCGCTCGTCGCGCGTCTTCGCGTCGCGCCGTTCATCGCGACGCTCGGCATGTTGTACGTCGCACGAGGGCTCGCGATGCTCGTGTCGGGCGGCGCGACGTTTCCGAGCCTCGGGGGCGTTGCGGCGTTCGGCAACACGGGCTTCCCGCTCATCGGCACCGGCATCGTCGCCGGGCTGCCGGTGCCCATCTGGCTCATGGCGATCCTCGCGGCGGCCGGCACCGTCCTCGCCGTGCGGACGCCGTTCGGCCGGCAGGTGTACGCGATCGGCGGCAACGAGCGCGCCGCGCTGCTCGCCGGCGTGCGCGTGCCGCAAGTCAAGCTCGGCGTGTACGTGATTTCCGGATTCACGGCCGCGCTCGTCGGGTTGATCATCGCGGCCCAGCTCGGCGCGTCGCATCCGGCGACCGGCGAGACGTTCGAGCTGAACGCGATCGCGGCCGTCGTGCTCGGCGGCACGTCGCTGATGGGCGGCCGCGGCACGATTACCGGCACGCTCATCGGCGCCTTCGTCATCGGGGTCCTGGCCGACGGCCTCGTGCTGCTCGGCGTGTCGGAGTTCTGGCAGATGGTGATCAAGGGCCTGGTGATCGTGCTGGCCGTGATCCTCGATCAATTCCAGAAGAGGTCAACGTCATGA
- a CDS encoding D-ribose ABC transporter substrate-binding protein → MRHSAHALAVTLPLLMFTASCTANGGPGGTSAGPKRIAIITPSHDNPFFKAEADAASARARELGYDVLVNSHDDDANKQDQLIDVAISRGVSAIVLDNAGADASIAAVAKAKQHNIPSILIDREINATGVAAAQIVSNNYQGATLAAEEFVRLMGESGTYVELVGKESDTNAGIRSRGFHDVIDKFPGLTLAGRQSANWDQREAFQKMETLIQGNRGLKGVIAGNDTMALGAMAALEAAGLGRVIVVGFDGSPDAIASIKAGKIKATVLQPAALIARLAVEQAHQLVTTGSTGQPEKQSIDCELVTPANADAFGVFGRK, encoded by the coding sequence ATGAGACACAGTGCACACGCGCTCGCCGTCACGCTCCCCTTGCTGATGTTCACGGCATCCTGCACCGCGAACGGCGGCCCCGGTGGGACGTCCGCCGGACCGAAACGCATCGCGATCATCACCCCCTCCCACGACAACCCCTTCTTCAAGGCCGAGGCGGACGCGGCCTCGGCCCGGGCGCGTGAGCTCGGCTACGACGTGCTCGTCAACTCGCACGACGACGACGCGAACAAGCAGGATCAGCTCATCGACGTGGCGATCTCGCGCGGCGTCTCGGCGATCGTGCTCGACAACGCGGGCGCCGACGCCTCGATCGCAGCCGTCGCGAAGGCCAAGCAGCACAACATCCCGAGCATCCTGATCGACCGCGAGATCAACGCGACGGGGGTGGCGGCGGCGCAGATCGTCTCCAACAACTATCAGGGCGCGACGCTCGCCGCCGAAGAGTTCGTCCGGCTGATGGGCGAGTCCGGCACGTACGTCGAGCTCGTCGGAAAGGAGTCCGACACGAACGCCGGCATCCGGAGCCGCGGCTTCCACGACGTCATCGACAAGTTCCCCGGGCTCACGCTGGCTGGACGGCAGAGCGCGAACTGGGACCAGCGCGAGGCGTTCCAGAAGATGGAGACGCTCATCCAGGGCAACCGCGGGCTCAAGGGCGTCATCGCCGGCAACGACACGATGGCGCTCGGCGCGATGGCGGCCCTCGAGGCCGCCGGGCTCGGCCGCGTGATCGTGGTCGGATTCGACGGCAGCCCCGACGCGATCGCGTCGATCAAGGCTGGAAAGATCAAGGCGACCGTGCTCCAGCCGGCCGCGCTCATCGCGCGGCTCGCCGTGGAGCAGGCGCATCAGCTCGTCACGACCGGTTCGACCGGCCAGCCCGAGAAGCAGTCGATCGACTGCGAGCTCGTGACGCCCGCCAACGCCGACGCGTTCGGCGTCTTCGGCCGCAAGTAG
- a CDS encoding L-fucose/L-arabinose isomerase family protein, with amino-acid sequence MARATLGIVIGNRDFFPDQLVSEARRDLLALFASLDVDAVLLDEQASKLGAVETWQHARACADLFSRHRSRIEGVLVCLPNFGDEKGVADALKLAALDVPVLVQAYPDDLQQLHVARRRDAFCGKISVCNNLRQYGIPYSLTASHTVGISSDEFRRELLEFLGVCRVVGGLRRARIGAIGARPNAFNTTRYSEKLLEATGVSVSTLDLSEVLEGARRIADDDPRVRQKLAEIQGYAAAPGVPNPSLVLMAKFGIVVLDWMTALDLDASAIQCWSSLQKNYGVNCCTIMSMMSEKLMPSACEVDVAGTVAMYALQLASGRPSALVDWNNNYGNDPNKCVFFHCGNWAKAFLPDIEIGTAPILGSILGEANTYGALAGRTPSGPVTFGRISTDDRHGRIMAYVGEGRFTDDELKTFGNRAVVEVPDLQKLMRVICRRGFEHHAAMNGSHSAGVLVEAFEQYLGWDVYRHS; translated from the coding sequence ATGGCCCGCGCGACGCTCGGCATCGTCATCGGCAACCGCGACTTCTTTCCGGACCAGCTCGTGAGCGAGGCTCGCCGCGACCTGCTCGCGCTCTTCGCCTCGCTCGACGTCGACGCCGTGCTGCTCGACGAGCAGGCGTCGAAGCTCGGCGCCGTCGAGACCTGGCAGCACGCCAGGGCGTGCGCCGATCTCTTCAGCCGCCACCGCAGCCGCATCGAGGGCGTGCTCGTCTGCCTGCCGAACTTCGGCGACGAGAAAGGGGTGGCGGATGCCCTGAAGCTCGCGGCGCTCGACGTTCCGGTGCTCGTCCAGGCCTATCCGGACGATCTGCAGCAATTGCACGTGGCGCGCCGCCGCGACGCCTTCTGCGGAAAGATCTCCGTCTGCAACAACCTCCGGCAGTACGGCATACCGTACAGCCTCACCGCGTCGCACACCGTCGGCATCTCGTCGGACGAGTTCCGGCGGGAGCTCCTCGAGTTCCTCGGCGTATGCCGCGTCGTCGGCGGCCTGCGACGTGCGCGGATCGGCGCGATCGGCGCCCGGCCCAACGCCTTCAACACGACCCGCTACAGCGAGAAGCTGCTCGAGGCCACCGGCGTCAGCGTCAGCACGCTCGACCTCTCCGAAGTGCTCGAAGGCGCCCGCCGGATCGCCGACGACGACCCGCGCGTGCGCCAGAAGCTGGCGGAGATCCAGGGCTACGCGGCCGCGCCCGGGGTGCCCAATCCCTCCCTCGTCCTCATGGCCAAGTTCGGCATCGTCGTGCTCGACTGGATGACGGCGCTCGACCTCGACGCGTCGGCCATCCAGTGCTGGAGCTCCCTGCAGAAGAACTACGGCGTGAACTGCTGCACGATCATGAGCATGATGAGCGAGAAGCTCATGCCGAGCGCGTGCGAGGTGGACGTGGCCGGCACGGTCGCGATGTACGCGCTGCAACTGGCGTCGGGCAGGCCGAGCGCGCTCGTGGACTGGAACAACAACTACGGGAACGACCCGAACAAGTGCGTTTTCTTTCATTGCGGCAACTGGGCGAAGGCATTCCTGCCGGACATCGAGATCGGCACGGCGCCGATCCTCGGGTCCATCCTGGGCGAAGCCAACACGTACGGCGCGCTCGCCGGCCGGACGCCGAGCGGCCCGGTCACCTTCGGACGGATATCGACCGACGATCGCCACGGCCGGATCATGGCCTACGTCGGTGAGGGTCGATTCACCGACGACGAGCTGAAGACGTTCGGCAACCGGGCCGTGGTCGAGGTGCCGGATCTGCAGAAGCTCATGCGCGTGATCTGCCGCCGCGGCTTCGAGCATCACGCCGCCATGAACGGTTCGCATTCGGCCGGCGTGCTCGTCGAGGCGTTCGAGCAGTACCTCGGCTGGGACGTCTACCGTCACAGCTAG